The following proteins are encoded in a genomic region of Arachis stenosperma cultivar V10309 chromosome 4, arast.V10309.gnm1.PFL2, whole genome shotgun sequence:
- the LOC130974967 gene encoding uncharacterized protein LOC130974967: MPKDWMDLPRYSEEYINGVISFLDFAYSEGEPDGRQIQCPCKRCCNINWYRRDVVFDHLVADGFVKGYRTWINHGEWAIPMAVDDDTDDEEGARDDIEGLLNDAFGDVSHAEGVTVGQNEEAKKFYNLIDGASQELYPGCKKFSTLSFTIRLYLLKCLHGWSNASFTSLLELLKEAMPDINIPSSFHKTKSMIRDLGLDYKKIDACPNDCLLYRKELKDEKHCRVCGTSRYTKNSSDNSENQPDMKASLRWHDEERVKDGTLKHPADGLAWKNLDEMDEEFAKESRNIRLGLSSDGFNPFRSMNISWSTWPVMLMVYNLPPWMCMKPEYCMLSLLIPGPQSPGKDIDVYLQPLIEDLKLLWEKGVETYDASKNETFHMRAALLWTINDFPAYAMLSGWSTKGKLACPCCNKNTSSLQLKHSRKTVYMDHRVFLPMDHPWRTNTRSFNGK; the protein is encoded by the exons ATGCCAAAGGATTGGATGGATCTACCGAGGTATAGCGAAGAGTATATCAATGGTGTTATTAGTTTTTTAGACTTTGCATACTCTGAGGGAGAACCGGACGGACGACAAATTCAATGTCCTTGTAAGAGGTGTTGTAACATTAATTGGTATAGAAGAGATGTGGTATTTGACCATTTAGTAGCCGACGGATTTGTTAAGGGATATAGAACATGGATTAATCATGGCGAATGGGCAATCCCGATGGCAGTTGACGATGACACGGATGATGAAGAAGGTGCACGCGATGACATTGAAGGACTGCTTAATGATGCATTTGGAGATGTATCTCATGCTGAGGGTGTTACTGTAGGTCAAAATGAAGAGGCTAAAAAGTTTTACAATTTAATAGATGGGGCAAGTCAAGAGTTATACCCGGGTTGCAAGAAATTTTCTACATTATCTTTTACCATCCGTCTGTACTTGTTAAAGTGTTTGCACGGTTGGAGCAATGCCTCCTTCACTTCACTTCTTGAGCTATTGAAAGAGGCAATGCCTGACATTAACATACCTTCATCTTTCCATAAGACAAAGTCTATGATAAGAGATTTAGGTCtggattataaaaaaattgatgctTGTCCTAATGATTGCCTCCTGTATAGAAAAGAACTAAAGGATGAAAAACATTGTCGTGTGTGTGGAACTTCTCGATATACTAAAAATTCCAGTGATAATAGCGAGAACCAACCTGACATGAAAG CTAGTCTGAGGTGGCATGATGAGGAGCGCGTAAAAGATGGGACGTTAAAGCATCCTGCTGATGGCTTGGCATGGAAGAACCTTGATGAAATGGATGAAGAATTTGCTAAAGAATCTCGCAATATTAGACTAGGCTTGTCAAGTGATGGGTTTAACCCATTTCGTAGCATGAACATTTCATGGAGCACGTGGCCCGTGATGCTGATGGTATACAACTTGCCTCCGTGGATGTGCATGAAACCCGAATATTGTATGCTATCTTTGCTTATTCCTGGGCCACAATCACCTGGTAAAGACATTGATGTGTATCTACAACCATTGATAGAAGACTTGAAGTTGTTGTGGGAAAAAGGGGTCGAAACCTATGATGCGTCAAAGAATGAGACCTTTCACATGCGGGCAGCTCTTTTGTGGACAATCAACGATTTTCCTGCTTATGCTATGTTGTCTGGGTGGAGTACAAAGGGAAAGTTGGCTTGCCCTTGTTGCAACAAAAATACTAGTAGCTTACAACTAAAACACAGTCGGAAGACAGTTTATATGGACCATCGTGTCTTTTTACCCATGGATCATCCATGGAGAACCAATACAAGGTCTTTTAATGGGAAGTAG